The region CCAGGCATCCAATCAGAGCGCCGCTCTGAATTACAGCGGCAATGGGTGTCATATGCAGAAGGAAAGCGGTTCGAGCACCGACAAAATTATGTATCATGGAGGACAGCACGGAGTAGCAACAGCGCGTCTGATACCTCATCCGTGACCCTCGCCGGTAGCCCGAGTAGTTCGCCTTCGAGCTTTGATCCCTTGCCGGCCGTggaaccatcaccacctcctcctcctcctccgccttctcgatcaccaccagcagtGACCCCGCTGACGACACGTCAACGAGCCAGGCGAGCTCTTGCGCAATTCCCCGCGAAATTGGGTGGCTCCCTCGCCAAAGTCATCATGCTCGATAAGATGGCTTCCTGGGCGGCCAAGACGAAACATTGGAAGAAGACAAAGCGGGATTATGTCAAGGAGGTGTCTGGGGAGAGGTGCTTTtttgttggtgctgtggATAGGATGCCTGATGGACAGCCTGCCTCGGATTCAGGCTCAACTCGGCCAGCTACGCCGGCTGTTCAAGTAGTGCCGCCACGTGCTAATCCGGTGATGAATGTTTTTGTTCCGAATGAGGGCACTGGGTTTGAGAGGGGCAGGAGACACGAGCCTGGGAGTGATTCAGCTGGGTCCTCCCGACCGGGGACGGCAACGGGCCTTGTGCGGTCAAGCTCGCTACTCGAGAGGGTGGCAAGTttgacgaagaggaagaaaggtgttgatggggaggcgGGTTTTCCTATACCGGAACtagggaggaggccgagcaggaggagacCGGGGGGTGAcctggagatggtggggggttAGGGGAGTGTTGCTGATCGGGTCGAGGACGACTTTACATACATATATACTTCCTCGGGATGATGGACATACGCAACGCTAGAAGGGAAAAGCAACTCGACAGATGTTGGTAGTTTAATGGCTGGGCGTTGCTTTCTTGTTTTCTCCCCCAAAATACACAAAGGCGACAGTCTACAAGGCCAGGAGGCGCCACCGCAAATTACCAGAATATTTGCATAGAATACACAAGCATATAATCAATTCCTTGCTCTTTCCAAACCCTTATCAAGACGACATTGTTTCATgaagagggttagggtacaAATCCTATGACACTTGCCCCTGCAATTGCCCCACGTCGTTCGTCCCTGTCCAGGGATTTGACGTCAGCTCAACCCGACAGTCACACTCGCTCAAAAGCTCCTTCCCAGACTAAATACCATCCCAACTTTGACCAGGAATGCAAGAGTGGTCAAATGCATCTTAGCAGCTGGCGTCTGCTACTCTTCTCGGTCCTAACACTTATTATGTCCATTATCCTTCCAACCCTTTACAAAACAAACCCATTGCTGCTCTCAACTCTACGAAACAAGTTcgtcacaacaacaacaacaacaacaacaacaacaacaacaacaacaacaacaacaacaacaacaacagtaacaacaacaaacaacctcttcttctgccaaAATCACAAAATGACCACcgtccaccacccctcccacccgtccatccccatcaccctccccgacGGTCTCACAGAAGACCAACTCCTCAATTTCTGTCCCTTTACCGTGTGTTCCCCCTTCCTTTTATCCTCCATCCATCAACTAACTTGATCAACAGTCCTGGCTATCAACCCTGACCACCTCTCTCACCTcccaatccaccaccccctcccaccccttctcccccaatCCATACACCCTCCGCTCTGTCAAAATCCAATCATTCGACCTATTCGGCCCCAGAGTTGGCTTCCTCAAGCTCGTAGCCGATGTCAAAAACGATAAAAACGAGACGCTCCCCGGCGCGGTGTTTCTGAGAGGACCATCGGTGGCTATGCTTGTGATGCTCATACCCGATGATGGtaaggatgaggaggagaggtacGTTTTACTGACGGTACAGCCGAGGGTTGCGGCGGGGAGTCTGGAGTTTGTGGAGTTGCCTgcggggatggtggatgaggagggggagtttgtggggacggcggcgagggagattgaggaggagttggggattAGGATTGAGGAACGGGAGTTGAGGAATCTGAGTGAGAtggcgttgggggaggagggagggggggaggggttgggaaggggggtgtaCCCTAGTCCGGGGGCGTGTGATGAGTTTATACCTATTTTTATGCATGAGAGGCGGGTACCGAGAGATACGTtgaaggagtgggaggggaagttgacggggttgagggagcaTGGGGAGAAGATTACtttgaggttggtgaagatgggcGATTTGTGGAGGGTGGGCGGGAGGGACGGGAAGACGTTGGCTGCTGTGGCGctgtgggaggggttgaggagggaggggagggtgtagatgtggtgatgggaagatggtgaggcgtggtgttgttgttgttattgttgttactgttgttggtggtgctgacAGCTGGTTGTCAGGTGATGAGACATTGCTGGTAGGTCGGGTTCGAGACTCACGCTTATAAGATGCAGATGTAGAGATGAGGTAAGTGGTACGACGTCTCAGTTGCAGATAATGTTCAAAGCCTTGAAGCCGTTGGAAGCTCCAAAACAGGTGAGAGGGTTTCGAATGATGTAATGCTTCATGAGAAGGTCCCAGGTTCGAACCCTGGTACGTCCATCTTTTGCAGTTCTTGGGGCAGCTTTTTGCTTGTGGtttattttctattattaTACCCAATCTGTGTTGATGTTTGTCTAACTGAACTCCTTGCTTTAGACCCCTCGATTAACATTATTATCCCTATTCAACCTCCCGCATCTCTTGGTTCATGATGACCCTCACAGCCTGAACTTCTTTGCAATCTCAATACCCTCGGCCAAATTCGCTATCCTAGCATCAATCGCGTAcccttccttctccagtCGTATACACTCCTCCCACAAATCAACAAGCTTCACGTGAAACACCTCGATGAACTCattctcctccagctccggCTCCAGGTTTTGATTCTGCGGCAAGCTCATATCGACACTGACGTGCACCATCTTGAGGTTGGTGTTCGTAAAGCCGGGGTCGTTGAACATGACGGGCGAGGAATCTATCACCTCGCAGACGTAACCAGTCTCCTCCTTTAGCTCACGAACGGCGGCTTCT is a window of Podospora pseudopauciseta strain CBS 411.78 chromosome 1, whole genome shotgun sequence DNA encoding:
- a CDS encoding hypothetical protein (COG:L; EggNog:ENOG503P0BG) encodes the protein MTTVHHPSHPSIPITLPDGLTEDQLLNFCPFTSWLSTLTTSLTSQSTTPSHPFSPNPYTLRSVKIQSFDLFGPRVGFLKLVADVKNDKNETLPGAVFLRGPSVAMLVMLIPDDGKDEEERYVLLTVQPRVAAGSLEFVELPAGMVDEEGEFVGTAAREIEEELGIRIEERELRNLSEMALGEEGGGEGLGRGVYPSPGACDEFIPIFMHERRVPRDTLKEWEGKLTGLREHGEKITLRLVKMGDLWRVGGRDGKTLAAVALWEGLRREGRV